The Pseudomonas fluorescens genome includes a window with the following:
- a CDS encoding coniferyl-alcohol dehydrogenase yields the protein MKLDNKIVLVTGVSSGIGAATASLLRTHGAQVIGVDLKAPHMTLDGFVQGDLSSAENIERLLPQLPARLDSLCNIAGVPGTANPQLLARVNYLGLRHLSRALLPRINAGGSIVNIASILGAEWPLRLEQHKALARIEDFTAAQAWLADHRVPDQTCYQYFKEALIVWTYLQAQPWFLEHSVRMNSVAPGPVFTPILDDFVSMLGEARTQADAHRMKRPAYADEVAAVIAFLCADESRWINGVNLPVDGGLASTYI from the coding sequence ATGAAACTCGACAACAAGATTGTGCTGGTCACCGGTGTCTCGTCAGGCATTGGTGCTGCCACGGCAAGCCTGCTGCGCACTCATGGTGCCCAGGTGATTGGCGTCGATCTCAAGGCGCCGCACATGACCCTGGACGGTTTTGTGCAAGGCGATTTGAGTAGCGCCGAAAACATCGAACGGTTGCTGCCGCAGCTACCCGCACGGCTCGACAGCCTGTGCAACATCGCCGGGGTGCCGGGCACCGCAAACCCGCAACTGCTGGCGCGGGTCAACTACCTTGGGTTGCGCCACTTGAGCCGTGCGCTGCTGCCGCGCATCAACGCTGGCGGCAGCATCGTCAATATCGCCTCGATCCTCGGCGCCGAATGGCCGTTGCGCCTGGAACAGCACAAGGCGCTGGCGCGCATCGAGGATTTTACCGCCGCGCAAGCCTGGCTGGCCGACCACCGGGTGCCGGACCAGACCTGCTACCAGTACTTCAAGGAAGCCTTGATCGTCTGGACCTACCTGCAGGCCCAACCCTGGTTTCTTGAGCATTCGGTGCGCATGAACAGTGTTGCGCCAGGCCCAGTGTTCACGCCGATCCTCGACGACTTCGTGAGCATGCTCGGCGAGGCCCGGACCCAGGCCGATGCCCATCGCATGAAACGTCCTGCTTACGCCGATGAGGTGGCGGCGGTGATCGCTTTCCTGTGTGCCGACGAGTCGCGCTGGATCAACGGCGTCAACCTGCCGGTCGATGGTGGATTGGCCTCCACCTACATCTGA
- a CDS encoding DUF1302 domain-containing protein, translated as MDNLKDCFGFKHCALFLALCSTGVMVERVQAMQMDLGDSDWKLRWDNTIKYSQAWRLRGQDSRLTNASTANGLYPSIQSQGDKNFSRGLVSNRLDLFSEMDLSRQNYGLRVSGAAWYDDIYNQDTDSSEQPHFLSETRKLHGRDAEILDAFVFLRGDLGEDSQGVVRVGRHSLIYGESLFYGGNGIANAQGPSDVVKLLSVPGTQFKEILRPVNQISGQLQINPQLSVGAYYQFEWERSNVPGAGSYLSDVDAIGYGSGPLREVFGNDTVNAGDLKPRNSGQGGMQIRYKPDGTELELGFYAAQYHDKAPSGLYAYLDGPASAATGLPILGSYRQVYAEDIKTAGVSFSTAHGPFNFAGETSVRWNAPLVSNLQVVAPGLDVDGGNDELFARGKTAHANLSAIYLLSPTSFWDGGSALAELAWNRTLSVTKNAAALDSNTTRDATALRVLLEPAYFQVIDGIDLTVPIGMGVVLDGRSSAVSKAGFGNTHSGDWSVGVKATYLQRWDVGLNYVNFFGAPKAGLREDGNFSYGQSLADRDFVSLYVKTSF; from the coding sequence ATGGATAACCTCAAAGATTGCTTTGGTTTCAAGCATTGCGCCCTGTTCCTGGCGTTATGCAGCACCGGTGTGATGGTCGAAAGGGTCCAGGCCATGCAAATGGACCTGGGTGACTCCGACTGGAAACTGCGCTGGGACAACACCATCAAGTACAGCCAGGCCTGGCGCCTGCGAGGGCAGGACAGCCGCCTGACCAACGCCTCGACCGCCAACGGTCTGTACCCTTCGATCCAGAGCCAGGGCGACAAGAATTTCAGTCGCGGCCTGGTCTCCAATCGCCTGGACCTGTTTTCCGAAATGGACCTGAGCCGGCAAAACTATGGTCTGCGCGTGAGCGGCGCAGCCTGGTACGACGATATCTACAACCAGGACACCGACAGCAGCGAGCAGCCCCACTTCCTCAGCGAAACCCGCAAGCTCCACGGCCGTGATGCGGAAATTCTCGACGCCTTCGTGTTCCTGCGCGGTGACCTTGGCGAAGACTCCCAGGGCGTGGTGCGCGTGGGCCGGCACAGTCTCATCTACGGTGAAAGCCTGTTCTACGGCGGCAACGGCATCGCCAATGCCCAGGGGCCGAGCGATGTGGTCAAGTTGCTCAGCGTGCCGGGGACCCAGTTCAAGGAGATCCTGCGGCCGGTCAATCAGATTTCCGGGCAGTTGCAGATCAACCCGCAGTTGTCGGTGGGGGCTTACTATCAGTTCGAGTGGGAGCGCTCCAACGTTCCCGGTGCCGGCAGCTACCTGAGCGATGTCGATGCCATTGGCTACGGTAGTGGTCCGTTGCGCGAAGTGTTTGGCAACGACACCGTCAATGCCGGTGACTTGAAGCCGCGCAATTCGGGGCAGGGCGGTATGCAGATCCGCTACAAGCCTGATGGGACCGAACTGGAGCTGGGTTTCTACGCCGCGCAGTACCACGACAAAGCCCCGAGTGGCCTGTACGCCTACCTCGACGGGCCCGCCTCGGCGGCCACTGGCTTGCCGATCCTGGGTTCCTATCGCCAGGTCTACGCCGAAGACATCAAGACCGCCGGCGTCAGTTTCTCCACCGCCCACGGGCCGTTCAACTTCGCCGGTGAAACCTCCGTGCGCTGGAACGCGCCGCTGGTCAGCAATCTGCAAGTGGTCGCGCCAGGCCTGGACGTCGATGGCGGTAACGATGAGCTGTTTGCCCGAGGCAAGACCGCCCACGCCAACCTGTCGGCGATTTACCTGTTGTCGCCCACCTCGTTCTGGGACGGCGGTTCCGCGCTGGCCGAACTGGCCTGGAACCGTACCTTGAGCGTGACCAAGAACGCGGCGGCCCTGGACTCCAATACCACCCGCGATGCCACGGCGTTGCGGGTACTGCTGGAACCGGCGTACTTCCAGGTGATCGACGGCATCGACCTGACCGTGCCGATTGGTATGGGCGTGGTACTCGATGGGCGTTCATCGGCCGTCAGCAAGGCAGGCTTCGGCAACACCCACTCCGGTGACTGGAGCGTCGGGGTCAAGGCAACCTACCTGCAGCGTTGGGACGTCGGCCTGAACTACGTGAACTTCTTCGGCGCACCGAAAGCCGGGCTGCGCGAGGACGGCAATTTCAGTTACGGACAGTCGTTGGCCGACCGCGACTTCGTCTCGCTCTACGTGAAAACCTCATTCTAA
- a CDS encoding efflux RND transporter permease subunit, with protein sequence MKDDKTQTVIGRQEDFDRASGNFAERAIFNHRPLVILLCLLVTLVLGWQATRIGINASYEKTIPTGHPYVANFLENRKELSGLGNSLRIAVEVKQGSIFTKDYLDTLARLNDELYLLPGVDRPYMKSLWTPTTRWTAVTEDGLDGGTVIPDDYDGSATSLEQVRTNVARSGEVGQLVAGNFKSSVIFVPLLEINPQTGKALDYGEFSRQLEALRDKYQTDDLRIHVTGFTKIVGDLIEGMTQVLLFFVVAVLVTVLVLFGYTRCARSTLVVVICSLAAVLWQLGLLALLGYELDPYSALVPFLVFAIGMSHGAQKMNGIMQDIGRGTHRVVAARYTFRRLFAAGITALLCDAVGFAVLLLINIRVIQDLAITASLGVAVLIFTNLILLPILLSYIGVSPAAAQRSLSAETTEQQAQIKHPLWRVLDLFTQRRWATGAMLTGLLLAASGFAVSLHLKIGDLDPGAPELRADSRYNRDALFMTQNYAASSDIFVVMIKTPEDQCTRYASLSAVDALAWQLEQLPGVESTTSMAALSKIATVGYNEGNFKWYELIPNDGALGAVQTRAPRELFNQGCSMLSLYVYLADHKADTLNRVVEASEQFIAGHQMPEVKFMLAAGSAGIEAATNIVVKKSMREMLFWVYGAVSLLCLVTFRSWRATLCAMLPLMLTSILCEALMVGLGMGVKVATLPVIALGVGIGVDYALYVLSVILARMRAGDTLAQAYYQALLFTGKVVLLTGMTLAVAVSTWAFSPIKFQADMGILLAFMFLVNMLGALILLPALAWLLLPQRVFLKKPELSRQGRWVRG encoded by the coding sequence TTGAAAGACGATAAAACTCAAACCGTGATCGGCCGCCAGGAAGACTTTGACCGGGCGTCTGGCAACTTCGCTGAGCGAGCGATCTTCAACCATCGACCGCTGGTGATCCTGCTGTGCCTGCTGGTGACGTTGGTGCTCGGTTGGCAAGCCACGCGCATCGGCATCAATGCCAGCTACGAGAAGACCATTCCCACGGGGCATCCCTATGTCGCCAATTTCCTGGAGAATCGCAAGGAACTGAGCGGCCTGGGCAACTCGCTGCGCATCGCCGTGGAGGTCAAGCAGGGGAGTATTTTCACCAAGGACTACCTCGACACCCTGGCCAGGCTCAACGACGAGCTCTATCTGCTGCCGGGCGTCGACCGCCCCTACATGAAATCATTATGGACCCCGACCACGCGCTGGACCGCCGTGACCGAAGACGGGCTCGACGGCGGCACGGTGATCCCTGACGACTACGATGGCTCGGCCACCAGCCTCGAGCAGGTGCGAACCAACGTCGCCCGCTCCGGGGAAGTCGGTCAATTGGTCGCCGGCAACTTCAAGTCCAGCGTGATTTTCGTGCCGTTGCTGGAAATCAATCCGCAGACGGGCAAGGCGCTGGACTATGGCGAGTTTTCCCGACAACTGGAGGCGCTGCGAGACAAGTACCAGACCGATGACCTGCGGATTCATGTCACTGGCTTTACCAAGATCGTCGGCGACCTGATCGAGGGCATGACCCAGGTACTGCTGTTTTTCGTGGTGGCGGTGCTGGTGACGGTCTTGGTGCTGTTTGGCTACACCCGTTGCGCGCGAAGCACCTTGGTGGTGGTGATCTGTTCACTGGCGGCGGTGCTTTGGCAACTGGGGCTGCTGGCGCTGCTCGGTTATGAACTGGACCCTTACTCGGCCTTGGTGCCGTTCCTGGTGTTCGCCATTGGCATGAGCCATGGCGCGCAGAAGATGAACGGCATCATGCAGGACATCGGCCGCGGCACCCACCGGGTGGTCGCCGCGCGCTATACCTTCCGCCGACTGTTCGCCGCCGGCATCACCGCTTTGCTCTGCGATGCGGTGGGCTTCGCGGTGTTGCTGCTGATCAACATTCGGGTGATCCAGGACCTGGCAATCACCGCCAGCCTCGGGGTGGCGGTGCTGATTTTCACCAACCTGATCCTGCTGCCGATCCTGCTCAGCTATATCGGCGTCAGCCCGGCGGCAGCGCAACGCAGCCTGAGTGCGGAAACCACCGAGCAACAGGCGCAGATCAAGCATCCCCTGTGGCGTGTGCTTGATCTGTTCACCCAGCGGCGCTGGGCCACGGGCGCCATGTTGACTGGCTTGCTGTTGGCCGCGTCTGGTTTTGCCGTGAGCCTGCACCTGAAAATCGGCGACTTGGACCCTGGCGCTCCAGAGTTGCGTGCCGACTCGCGCTACAACCGCGATGCGTTGTTCATGACCCAGAACTATGCGGCCAGCTCGGATATTTTCGTGGTCATGATCAAGACCCCCGAGGATCAATGCACCCGTTACGCCAGCTTGTCCGCGGTAGATGCGCTGGCCTGGCAACTGGAGCAATTGCCCGGCGTGGAATCGACCACCTCGATGGCCGCGCTGAGCAAGATCGCCACGGTCGGTTATAACGAAGGCAACTTCAAATGGTATGAACTGATCCCCAATGACGGCGCACTGGGGGCCGTGCAAACCCGTGCCCCGCGAGAACTGTTCAATCAGGGCTGCTCGATGCTGTCGCTGTACGTTTACCTGGCCGATCACAAGGCTGACACCTTGAACCGGGTGGTGGAGGCCAGTGAGCAGTTTATCGCCGGGCACCAGATGCCGGAGGTCAAGTTCATGCTCGCGGCCGGCAGTGCGGGGATCGAAGCGGCGACCAATATCGTGGTGAAGAAGTCCATGCGCGAGATGCTGTTCTGGGTCTATGGCGCGGTCAGCCTGCTATGCCTGGTGACCTTCCGCAGCTGGCGCGCAACCCTGTGCGCGATGCTGCCGCTGATGCTCACCTCGATCCTGTGCGAGGCGCTGATGGTGGGGCTGGGCATGGGGGTGAAAGTCGCGACGCTGCCGGTCATTGCACTGGGCGTGGGCATCGGGGTCGATTATGCGCTCTATGTGTTGAGCGTGATCCTGGCGCGAATGCGGGCCGGTGACACCTTGGCCCAGGCGTATTACCAGGCGCTTCTGTTCACCGGCAAAGTGGTGTTGTTGACGGGCATGACTTTGGCTGTGGCGGTGTCGACCTGGGCGTTCTCGCCGATCAAGTTTCAAGCTGATATGGGGATTTTGCTGGCCTTCATGTTCTTGGTGAACATGCTCGGGGCCTTGATCTTGCTGCCGGCGTTGGCTTGGTTGCTGTTGCCGCAGAGGGTGTTTTTAAAAAAGCCTGAGTTGAGTCGGCAGGGGCGGTGGGTTAGAGGGTGA
- a CDS encoding benzaldehyde dehydrogenase yields the protein MSASKSHLLSQVIESECVFNGDWVPASGPLQSIIEPATGERLMRCATADSADIAKASRDAALAQPGWAALGPRQRAAIFRKAAEVAEHSFNELALYVARETGAALFKGQHEVREAIVLLHQAAGLLSQAHGVVLPSEAGRLSYARRQPHGVVGVISPFNFPLVLSMRSVAPALAAGNAVVLKPDPQTPVSGGFLIARLFEVAGLPKGLLQVLPGAADAGEALCRDPNVRMIAFTGSTGAGRKVAEVAGRNLKKVALELGGKNPLIILEDADLDLAARNAAWGAWLHQGQICMATGLILAHESIAEELTRKLVEKARALTVGNAAQGEAALGPLINQRQLKRVHDIVSDSVRAGARLEAGGEHDRLFYQATVLSGVKPGMRAFDEEIFGPVATVVSFATDDEAVELANRTEYGLAAAIISSSVGRAMAIGERLQCGMLHINDQTVADECINPFGGRGASGNGGSVGGPADWDEYTQWQWVTVKDKAPVYPF from the coding sequence ATGTCTGCATCCAAAAGCCACCTGTTGTCCCAGGTGATCGAGTCGGAATGTGTCTTCAACGGTGACTGGGTGCCTGCGTCGGGGCCATTGCAATCGATCATTGAACCGGCCACCGGTGAGCGGTTGATGCGCTGTGCCACGGCTGACTCCGCCGACATTGCCAAGGCCAGCCGCGACGCAGCCCTGGCGCAGCCGGGGTGGGCGGCGCTGGGCCCGCGGCAACGCGCGGCGATCTTCCGCAAGGCCGCCGAGGTGGCCGAGCATTCCTTCAACGAACTGGCACTGTACGTGGCTCGGGAGACCGGCGCCGCACTGTTCAAGGGGCAACACGAAGTGCGCGAAGCCATCGTGCTGTTGCATCAGGCCGCCGGCCTGCTGTCCCAGGCCCATGGGGTGGTCCTGCCCAGCGAGGCGGGGCGCCTGTCTTATGCGCGGCGCCAGCCCCATGGCGTGGTCGGCGTGATTTCGCCCTTCAACTTCCCCCTGGTGCTGTCCATGCGCTCCGTTGCGCCAGCCCTGGCGGCGGGCAATGCGGTGGTGCTCAAGCCGGATCCGCAGACCCCGGTGAGCGGCGGTTTCCTCATCGCTCGGTTGTTCGAGGTGGCAGGGCTGCCCAAGGGCCTGTTGCAAGTGTTGCCCGGCGCGGCGGATGCCGGTGAGGCGCTGTGCCGCGACCCTAACGTGCGCATGATCGCCTTTACCGGTTCCACGGGTGCCGGTCGCAAGGTCGCTGAAGTCGCCGGGCGCAACCTGAAGAAGGTCGCGCTGGAGTTGGGGGGCAAGAACCCGCTGATCATTCTTGAAGACGCCGACCTCGACCTCGCCGCGCGCAATGCGGCCTGGGGCGCCTGGCTGCATCAAGGGCAGATTTGCATGGCCACGGGGTTGATCCTCGCCCATGAATCCATCGCCGAAGAACTGACCCGCAAACTGGTGGAAAAGGCCCGGGCCTTGACGGTAGGCAACGCCGCCCAGGGCGAAGCCGCGTTGGGGCCGCTGATCAATCAGCGCCAACTGAAACGGGTGCACGACATCGTCAGCGACTCCGTGCGCGCCGGCGCCCGGCTGGAGGCAGGCGGCGAGCACGATCGACTGTTCTACCAGGCCACCGTGCTCAGCGGCGTGAAACCGGGCATGCGTGCCTTCGACGAGGAAATCTTCGGCCCCGTGGCAACGGTGGTCAGCTTCGCCACCGATGATGAAGCCGTCGAGTTGGCCAACCGCACCGAGTACGGTTTGGCGGCGGCGATCATTTCGTCGTCGGTGGGCCGGGCCATGGCCATCGGTGAGCGGTTGCAGTGCGGCATGTTGCACATCAATGACCAGACCGTCGCCGACGAGTGCATCAACCCGTTCGGCGGACGCGGCGCCTCGGGCAATGGCGGCAGCGTCGGCGGCCCGGCGGACTGGGACGAATACACCCAATGGCAGTGGGTGACGGTCAAGGACAAGGCGCCGGTCTACCCCTTCTGA
- a CDS encoding sigma-54-dependent Fis family transcriptional regulator codes for MNNPHCQLPDHRIATEHFRPRGDSNELTDNSSPTTAELTACLFFSPDDGRIWLNDQRMLLLHSSSFGALRREIIERQGLEQARGMLTRTGYSSGARDARLIRERWPHADAAAVFRAGTHLHTLEGMTKVEPLHFKFDADSGFYEGEFLWHHSCEADEHVAAYGTGQDPVCWTELGYAIGFVSGLFGQLVIFREVECRGMGHERCRVVGKTAEQWGDVEQDLNYLNASPPAVVARTDSQSDSVAGTAPLPDSEQPLIGASAAFNAATQALRRVALTPATVLVSGESGVGKEMFARQLHQLSRRRDGPFIALNCAAIPDNLIEAELFGVERGAYTGATHSRPGRFERAHGGTLFLDEITCLSLAGQSKLLRALQEREIERIGGGHGIKVDVRVVAATNIDLRKAVADGAFREDLFYRLNVYPIALPPLRERRDDIPLLINAFLKRFCQEYGRTPMGLTMRALKVLLRYDFPGNVRELQNLIERGLIASEEGQAIDLVHLFRNEQLPVDAYSVDLHGGLSPMGTAANDPAEKPALLQSLSQLDSDFSIDGLESRLINEALQLSSGNLAAAARSLGLSRAQFAYRLKKHQKGVPD; via the coding sequence ATGAATAATCCCCACTGCCAATTGCCGGATCACCGGATCGCCACCGAGCACTTCCGTCCACGGGGTGACAGCAACGAGCTGACCGACAACAGCTCGCCCACGACGGCAGAACTCACCGCATGTCTGTTTTTCTCCCCCGACGATGGCCGTATCTGGCTCAACGACCAACGCATGTTGCTGCTGCACAGCTCATCCTTCGGTGCGTTGCGCCGGGAAATCATCGAACGCCAGGGGCTGGAACAGGCCCGCGGGATGCTCACCCGCACCGGCTATTCCTCCGGCGCCCGGGACGCCCGGCTGATTCGCGAACGTTGGCCCCACGCCGATGCCGCAGCGGTATTTCGCGCCGGCACGCATCTGCACACCCTTGAAGGCATGACCAAGGTCGAGCCACTGCATTTCAAGTTCGATGCCGACTCCGGGTTCTATGAAGGGGAATTTCTCTGGCACCACTCCTGTGAGGCCGACGAGCATGTCGCCGCCTATGGCACCGGGCAGGATCCGGTGTGCTGGACCGAGCTGGGCTATGCCATCGGTTTCGTCAGCGGGTTGTTCGGGCAACTGGTGATCTTCCGCGAAGTGGAATGCCGAGGCATGGGACACGAACGCTGCCGAGTCGTCGGCAAGACCGCCGAGCAATGGGGCGATGTCGAGCAGGACCTCAATTACCTCAATGCCTCACCGCCAGCGGTCGTCGCGCGCACCGACAGCCAGTCCGACAGCGTTGCCGGCACCGCCCCGCTGCCGGACAGCGAACAGCCGCTGATCGGTGCCAGCGCCGCCTTCAACGCCGCGACCCAAGCCTTGCGGCGGGTGGCCTTGACCCCCGCCACCGTACTGGTCAGCGGCGAATCCGGCGTCGGCAAGGAGATGTTCGCCCGCCAGCTGCACCAACTGAGTCGCCGACGCGATGGTCCGTTCATCGCCCTCAACTGCGCGGCCATCCCCGACAACCTGATCGAAGCCGAACTGTTTGGCGTCGAACGCGGTGCCTATACCGGGGCCACCCATTCACGTCCCGGTCGTTTCGAGCGAGCCCATGGCGGCACGTTGTTCCTGGATGAGATCACCTGCCTGAGCCTGGCCGGGCAAAGCAAGTTGCTGCGCGCCTTGCAGGAGCGGGAAATCGAACGGATCGGTGGTGGCCACGGCATCAAGGTCGATGTGCGGGTCGTGGCGGCCACCAACATCGACCTGCGCAAGGCCGTGGCGGACGGCGCGTTCCGTGAAGACCTGTTCTATCGGCTCAACGTCTACCCCATCGCCCTGCCGCCCTTGCGCGAGCGTCGCGATGACATACCGCTGCTGATCAATGCCTTCCTCAAGCGCTTTTGCCAGGAATACGGCCGCACCCCGATGGGCCTGACCATGCGCGCCTTGAAGGTCCTGCTGCGCTATGACTTCCCGGGCAACGTGCGCGAATTGCAGAACCTCATCGAGCGCGGCCTGATCGCCAGCGAAGAAGGCCAGGCGATTGACCTGGTCCATCTGTTTCGCAATGAGCAACTGCCGGTGGATGCGTATTCCGTAGACCTGCACGGCGGCCTCTCGCCGATGGGCACGGCCGCCAACGACCCCGCGGAAAAACCGGCGTTGCTCCAGTCCCTCAGCCAACTGGACTCGGACTTCTCCATTGACGGCCTGGAGTCACGGCTGATCAACGAAGCCCTGCAACTGAGCAGCGGCAACCTGGCAGCGGCCGCACGCTCATTGGGGCTGAGCCGGGCACAGTTCGCGTATCGGTTGAAGAAGCATCAAAAAGGTGTACCGGACTGA
- a CDS encoding DUF1329 domain-containing protein, protein MQNNTLLNTCLLTLALAGVSLAQAAVSPEQVARLKTELTPLGAERAGNADGSIPAWDGGYTKVVAGYKPGDKRPDPFASDKPLYSIKASNMEQYAGQLAEGTKLLLKKYPDYRLDVYPTHRSAAAPQWVYDNTAKNAGRATLDVETEKVSGAFGGIPFPIPDNGTQVLWNYRLSWQGAETISAPFDTWLMTAGGKKVQATRALFSYQFPYYSENGSPEQFAGKYQVGKLLTELPSSKAGEGLMTHWDLDPGNRAAWQYLVGQRRVRRAPNIAYDTPDFVTSGVGLFDEAFMLFGPTDRYDLKLAGKKELIVPYNNNRAGLVKSDELVKPNFLNPDLVRWEKHRVWVVEATLKSGKRHVVPRRTYYIDEDSWQILLVDGYDAQGKLGRQMYSLTLLAPDMPVLTSQVMWGSYNLDTGAYFLNSSSNDLAVQYQKIATPSASFYTPDAMANENMR, encoded by the coding sequence ATGCAGAACAACACATTGCTCAACACCTGCCTCCTGACGCTGGCCCTGGCCGGGGTGAGCCTGGCCCAGGCGGCGGTGTCGCCTGAACAGGTGGCACGCTTGAAGACTGAACTCACGCCCCTCGGCGCCGAGCGCGCCGGTAACGCCGATGGCAGTATCCCGGCCTGGGACGGTGGCTACACCAAGGTCGTGGCCGGCTACAAACCGGGCGATAAGCGGCCCGATCCGTTTGCCAGCGACAAGCCGCTGTACTCGATCAAGGCGTCGAACATGGAGCAGTACGCCGGCCAACTGGCGGAAGGTACCAAGCTTCTGCTGAAGAAATACCCGGACTACCGACTGGACGTGTACCCCACTCATCGCTCGGCGGCGGCACCACAATGGGTGTATGACAACACCGCCAAGAATGCCGGCCGCGCCACGTTGGATGTCGAGACCGAGAAAGTCAGCGGTGCCTTCGGCGGCATTCCGTTCCCGATCCCGGACAACGGCACGCAGGTGTTGTGGAATTACCGCTTGTCCTGGCAGGGGGCCGAGACCATCAGTGCGCCGTTCGATACGTGGCTGATGACCGCTGGCGGCAAGAAAGTCCAGGCCACCCGTGCCCTGTTCAGCTACCAGTTTCCCTACTATTCCGAGAACGGTAGCCCGGAACAATTCGCTGGCAAGTACCAGGTCGGCAAGTTATTGACTGAGCTGCCGTCCTCCAAGGCCGGAGAAGGCCTGATGACTCATTGGGACCTGGACCCGGGCAACCGTGCGGCCTGGCAATACCTGGTCGGCCAGCGCCGAGTGCGGCGGGCGCCGAACATCGCCTATGACACGCCGGACTTCGTCACCTCTGGCGTCGGTCTGTTCGACGAAGCGTTCATGCTGTTCGGCCCCACCGACCGCTACGACCTGAAGCTGGCGGGCAAGAAAGAACTGATCGTTCCCTACAACAATAATCGCGCCGGCCTGGTCAAGAGCGACGAGCTGGTCAAGCCGAACTTCCTCAACCCTGACCTGGTGCGTTGGGAGAAGCATCGGGTCTGGGTGGTCGAGGCCACGCTCAAATCCGGCAAGCGCCATGTGGTGCCGCGTCGGACCTATTACATCGATGAGGATTCGTGGCAGATCCTGTTGGTCGACGGCTATGACGCCCAAGGCAAGTTGGGACGGCAGATGTATTCGCTGACGCTGTTGGCCCCGGACATGCCGGTGCTCACTTCACAGGTCATGTGGGGCAGCTACAACCTCGATACCGGCGCCTATTTCCTCAATTCGTCGAGCAACGACCTGGCGGTCCAGTACCAGAAGATCGCCACGCCTTCGGCGTCCTTCTACACCCCGGATGCCATGGCGAACGAAAACATGCGTTGA
- a CDS encoding WD40/YVTN/BNR-like repeat-containing protein — MNVEQCFASFARRWGACVLASCLLANSAIAAPATTFAALQQSALPTAKAPRAVLLGLTRAGERLVAVGERGIVLLSDDSGTTWRQARVPVSVSLTAVQFVDAEQGWAVGHLGVVLHTQDGGETWQKQLDGQRAIALAVQFAERDVNQPDGTSHLAQARRMLDDGPDKPFLDLYFSDRLHGYVVGAYNQIFRTDDGGRSWQPWMRHVDNPQGLNLYGIRAVGNDLWLVGERGLLLRSTDAGQSFQALKSPYEGSFFGLLGTRDGALVVYGLRGNAWWSGDRGNSWRRLDTGIESTLASALQLRDGGLLLASQSGELLFSHDQGRSFDKRQSRSGGTLAAVQQAVDGSLTSVGLTGVAADQDPRAAGQP; from the coding sequence ATGAACGTTGAACAATGCTTTGCGAGTTTTGCCCGGCGCTGGGGAGCCTGTGTCCTGGCGTCGTGCCTGTTGGCCAATAGTGCCATCGCGGCACCGGCCACGACGTTCGCCGCGCTCCAGCAATCGGCCTTACCGACGGCCAAGGCACCGCGTGCGGTGTTGCTTGGCTTGACCCGGGCCGGGGAGCGTCTGGTGGCGGTCGGTGAGCGCGGCATTGTGTTGCTCTCGGACGATTCCGGGACGACCTGGCGCCAGGCCCGCGTGCCGGTCAGTGTCAGCCTGACGGCGGTGCAATTCGTCGATGCCGAGCAGGGTTGGGCGGTCGGTCATCTGGGCGTGGTGTTGCACACCCAGGACGGCGGGGAAACCTGGCAAAAGCAACTCGACGGTCAGCGTGCCATCGCCTTGGCGGTGCAGTTCGCTGAGCGCGATGTCAATCAACCCGACGGTACCAGCCACTTGGCGCAGGCACGGCGCATGCTCGATGACGGACCGGATAAACCGTTTCTCGACCTGTACTTCAGTGACCGCCTGCACGGCTACGTCGTGGGTGCCTACAACCAGATCTTCCGTACCGACGACGGCGGGCGAAGCTGGCAGCCGTGGATGCGGCATGTGGACAATCCCCAGGGCTTGAACCTGTATGGCATCCGCGCCGTGGGCAACGATCTGTGGTTGGTGGGTGAGCGCGGTTTGCTGTTGCGTTCGACCGACGCAGGGCAGTCATTCCAGGCCTTGAAGTCGCCGTATGAGGGCAGCTTCTTCGGTCTGCTCGGCACCCGCGACGGGGCCTTGGTGGTCTATGGCCTGCGCGGCAACGCCTGGTGGTCCGGGGATCGTGGCAACAGTTGGCGCCGCCTTGATACCGGTATCGAATCGACACTGGCGAGTGCCCTCCAACTGCGCGACGGCGGCCTGTTGTTGGCCAGCCAGAGTGGTGAGCTTTTATTCAGCCATGACCAGGGGCGAAGCTTTGACAAGCGGCAGAGCCGCAGCGGCGGGACCCTCGCTGCCGTGCAGCAGGCGGTCGACGGCAGCCTGACCAGTGTCGGCTTGACCGGCGTGGCCGCTGACCAGGATCCGCGGGCCGCAGGTCAACCTTGA